The following coding sequences are from one Sesamum indicum cultivar Zhongzhi No. 13 linkage group LG11, S_indicum_v1.0, whole genome shotgun sequence window:
- the LOC105174479 gene encoding zinc finger protein 10, producing the protein MEQARYWNIWAKRKPDSNTHHILAPAAAMNSYGDSWEEQAFAEDAAGTLGGCVWPPRSYSCSFCRREFRSAQALGGHMNVHRRDRARLKQSSISPTEVVPQNHALNTCASFDAPYSSQICTFSYNNPNPEFSDRGQLVSTPSSHVIRVSSPPATKVINSEEKMSTLCFFSPLVQKTHKENIVSSHPPSWSSFVAGKRDHDLGSVKNHEENKSTTVEPDSRAEKEDCVTEDLSMSLNLVVCRAQTNTSSDEEVASCKRRRIEEKPLSFFPKLSRTVDRCVSPSEVLKLRPGSAEDLDLELRLGDAPKVK; encoded by the coding sequence ATGGAGCAAGCAAGATATTGGAACATATGGGCTAAGAGGAAACCCGATTCGAATACTCATCATATTCTTGCACCCGCAGCCGCCATGAATTCTTACGGCGATTCGTGGGAAGAACAGGCTTTTGCAGAAGATGCAGCTGGAACACTTGGAGGCTGCGTTTGGCCTCCCAGATCTTATTCTTGCAGCTTTTGCAGAAGAGAATTCAGGTCAGCGCAGGCTCTTGGTGGTCACATGAATGTCCACAGGAGAGACAGGGCTAGATTGAAACAGTCTTCAATTTCTCCAACTGAAGTTGTACCTCAAAATCATGCTCTCAACACTTGTGCCTCTTTTGATGCTCCATACTCATCTCAGATATGTACTTTCTCGTACAATAACCCTAACCCTGAATTTTCTGATAGGGGGCAATTGGTTTCAACCCCCAGTTCTCATGTCATTAGGGTTTCATCTCCACCCGCtacaaaagttataaatagcGAGGAGAAGATGTCAAccctttgtttcttttcacCTCTTGTTCAGAAAACCCATAAGGAGAATATAGTTTCATCACATCCTCCATCATGGTCGAGCTTTGTTGCTGGAAAGAGAGATCATGATTTGGGTTCAGTCAAGAATCATGAAGAGAACAAATCGACTACTGTCGAGCCAGACTCTAGGGCTGAAAAAGAAGACTGCGTTACGGAAGATTTGTCGATGAGCTTGAATTTGGTGGTTTGTCGAGCGCAAACGAACACATCTAGCGATGAGGAAGTAGCGAGTTGCAAGAGAAGGAGAATAGAAGAAAAGCCCTTGAGTTTCTTCCCAAAATTGAGTCGTACTGTTGATAGATGTGTTTCACCGTCAGAGGTGTTGAAACTGCGTCCTGGTTCTGCTGAGGACCTGGATCTTGAGCTCAGGCTAGGTGATGCTCCTAAGGTGAAGTAA